In Silene latifolia isolate original U9 population chromosome 3, ASM4854445v1, whole genome shotgun sequence, a single window of DNA contains:
- the LOC141646867 gene encoding uncharacterized protein LOC141646867 has protein sequence MTMSMVLIEESLYVVNPITSEWVGLPKPETCSISNRSHVGFTARVDPESGVVNRFMAVEYRPMIGSNYGTLLCFVSDIGKWVEKSANYMLGSHSWRAEGSFEFNGKLFWVDLGAGLITWDVKDNDYFKCVESYEMAVCRFIPVPKGRMKPFDTPGLKDERWVGGGGGFIQFMEVFKEGHRVLKCWRLKNWEAGGEWSLMYKVSRENVERFFISETGGSNKLPKPCFVHPFEPDVAYFEIGDFIFSFNLSTQKVGSTQKVGTVDVFTADRRRGFYQYLLPFVLPKWPSPIPKHLKRLHAAYAKEEGNECFKKQKFIRAIECYSMSIDQSPNAASFANRAMAYLKVDNYQEAENDCTESLKFDANQFKVYWRRALARKGLGNLKGALEDVELGLKFEPRNREVMKLHAELKSMLEKVSSEGDESGTEGAACGMDVKAEDN, from the exons ATGACGATGTCGATGGTATTAATAGAGGAATCGTTGTATGTGGTTAACCCGATTACGAGTGAATGGGTTGGGCTCCCGAAGCCGGAAACTTGTTCAATTAGTAACCGGTCACATGTTGGGTTCACTGCCCGGGTTGACCCGGAATCTGGTGTGGTAAATAGGTTTATGGCGGTCGAGTATCGACCGATGATCGGGTCAAATTATGGGACTTTATTATGTTTTGTGTCGGATATAGGTAAATGGGTCGAAAAGAGCGCGAATTATATGTTGGGATCGCATTCTTGGAGGGCGGAAGGGTCATTTGAGTTTAATGGGAAGCTGTTTTGGGTTGATTTGGGTGCTGGTTTGATTACTTGGGATGTTAAGGATAATGATTATTTTAAGTGTGTGGAGAGTTATGAGATGGCTGTGTGTCGGTTTATCCCGGTACCAAAGGGGAGGATGAAGCCGTTTGATACGCCTGGGTTGAAGGATGAGAGGTGGGTTGGTGGCGGAGGCGGGTTTATTCAGTTTATGGAGGTGTTTAAGGAGGGACATCGTGTTTTAAAGTGTTGGAGGTTGAAGAATTGGGAGGCTGGTGGTGAGTGGAGTTTGATGTATAAGGTGTCGAGGGAAAATGTCGAAAGGTTTTTCATTTCTGAGACTGGTGGAAGTAATAAGTTACCTAAACCTTGTTTTGTTCATCCTTTTGAGCCGGATGTTGCGTATTTTGAAATCGGGGATTTTATCTTTTCGTTTAATCTGAGTACTCAAAAGGTTGGGAGTACTCAAAAGGTTGGGACTGTTGATGTTTTTACTGCCGACAGACGCCGGGGATTTTATCAATATTTACTTCCATTTGTACTGCCGAAATGGCCTTCGCCAATTCCCAAGCATCTGAAGCGTCTGC ATGCGGCTTATGCAAAAGAAGAAGGAAATGAATGTTTCAAGAAGCAGAAATTCATCAGAGCCATAGAATGCTACTCTATGAGCATCGATCAGTCTCCAAACGCAGCGAGTTTTGCAAATAGGGCTATGGCCTATCTGAAGGTTGACAACTATCAAGAGGCAGAGAATGACTGTACTGAGTCCTTGAAGTTTGATGCCAACCAGTTCAAGGTGTATTGGCGCCGAGCTCTGGCTAGAAAAGGGCTTGGTAATCTCAAAGGAGCTTTGGAGGATGTCGAGCTTGGGCTGAAGTTCGAACCAAGAAACAGAGAAGTCATGAAGCTACATGCTGAGCTCAAGTCCATGCTTGAGAAG GTGTCCAGTGAAGGAGATGAATCTGGTACGGAAGGCGCTGCATGTGGCATGGATGTGAAAGCCGAGGATAACTAG
- the LOC141646862 gene encoding polyadenylate-binding protein RBP45-like yields the protein MMQQPAGVIPPVDPTHQPAGVPPQTYGQPPVAPGQQPWMMPPPYAAATAGVAPQQMWTQAPYAVAPVSPAAGAAAPANPDEIRSLWIGDLQYWMDENYLYNCFLISGEVLSVKVIRNKLTNQSECYGFIEFANRAAAERALTTYNGALMPQTEQAFRLNWATLGAGQKRQDDSPDHTLFVGDLAADVTDIMLQEAFRAHYSSVKGAKVITDHTTGRSKGYGFVRFGDENELTRAMTELNGAILSTRPMRLGPASNKKPAAVQQKAAYQTPTANPGENDPTNTTVFVGGLDPSVSDDQLKQAFSPYGELIHVKIPVGRGCGFVQFSTRASAEQALAALNGAQIGSQTVRLSWGRSPSAKQSQTGQAQWNGGGAYYGYGQGYDAYGYAPPPQDPNMYYANYAGYGNYQQPQQ from the exons ATGATGCAACAACCCGCCGGAGTTATCCCGCCAGTGGACCCCACCCACCAACCCGCCGGCGTGCCTCCTCAGACCTACGGTCAGCCACCCGTCGCGCCAGGTCAGCAACCGTGGATGATGCCCCCTCCTTACGCCGCCGCGACCGCCGGCGTAGCGCCGCAACAGATGTGGACTCAAGCGCCGTACGCTGTGGCTCCGGTGAGTCCTGCCGCTGGTGCCGCCGCCCCGGCAAATCCCGATGAGATCCGGTCGCTTTGGATTGGGGATTTGCAGTATTGGATGGACGAGAATTATTTGTATAATTGTTTTCTCATTTCCGGAGAG GTTCTATCTGTGAAGGTTATCCGCAATAAGCTAACCAATCAGTCAGAATGTTACGgttttattgaatttgctaaccGTGCTGCAGCGGAGAGGGCACTAACTACTTACAATGGTGCACTGATGCCACAAACTGAACAGGCCTTTAGATTGAATTGGGCAACTCTAGGTGCTGGTCAGAAACGCCAAGATGATTCCCCTGATCATACACTTTTTGTTGGAGACCTTGCAGCTGATGTTACCGATATCATGCTTCAAGAAGCATTCCGAGCCCATTATTCTTCTGTTAAGGGTGCTAAGGTTATTACGGATCATACCACAGGACGTTCCAAAGGTTATGGATTTGTGAGATTTGGTGATGAGAATGAGCTAACGCGTGCTATGACTGAATTGAATGGTGCTATTTTGTCGACTAGGCCAATGAGACTTGGTCCAGCATCCAACAAGAAACCTGCAGCTGTTCAGCAGAAAG CAGCTTACCAGACTCCAACAGCAAATCCTGGTGAAAATGATCCAACTAACACTACT GTTTTTGTTGGTGGTTTGGATCCAAGTGTTTCAGATGATCAGTTGAAACAAGCATTTAGCCCTTATGGCGAGCTGATTCATGTGAAAATACCGGTTGGCAGGGGTTGTGGTTTTGTGCAGTTTTCTACCAG AGCTTCTGCTGAACAAGCACTGGCTGCATTGAATGGAGCCCAGATAGGATCTCAAACTGTTCGGCTCTCGTGGGGTCGTAGTCCTTCGGCTAAACAG TCACAGACAGGTCAGGCACAGTGGAACGGTGGGGGTGCATATTATGGATACGGGCAAGGGTATGATGCTTATGGATATGCGCCACCTCCCCAAGATCCTAACATGTACTATGCAAACTATGCTGGTTATGGAAACTACCAGCAGCCACAGCAG TGA
- the LOC141646864 gene encoding uncharacterized protein LOC141646864, with product MYENALYHSGANMLTRFEPHMRPSSFTKKLPPFSTFKISCFSQNPNFLNMESQPNSKRPTCPNCSKPVSLCLCIRLKSPNLENNIHVTILQHSLEKKHPLNSARIAKLGLKNVDVFTVTDVNFDAQFDVRPLRLDCGFGLVDGECTPGVCGNAAYEEKMSRISEADLGVGSGLGSDSAGFPDIRNDEPLMSVEIGKSGKIRHLSHQWKLMDESKTPAIEDVLDCAEVMECLAGGFVVTKLQKKEKPGSIELEQFEEFEIRVPRGSAVLFPSENAVAVEAIDFQVKNLIVLDGTWSKAKRMYLENPWLRILPSVRLDVEKLSLFSEVRRQPKAGYLSTIESIVYALKALGETESLSGLDNLLEVFESMVEDQRRYKDESLAMLSST from the coding sequence ATGTACGAAAACGCATTATATCATAGCGGAgctaacatgctaacaaggttcgAACCCCATATGCGACCATCAAGCTTCACCAAGAAACTCCCGCCATTTTCAACCTTCAAAATTTCCTGCTTCTCACAAAATCCAAACTTCTTGAACATGGAATCTCAACCCAATTCCAAGAGACCAACATGCCCAAATTGTTCGAAACCGGTTTCGCTTTGCCTTTGCATTCGTCTCAAATCCCCTAACCTTGAAAACAACATTCATGTCACAATACTTCAACATAGTTTGGAGAAAAAACACCCTCTTAATTCTGCAAGAATTGCGAAACTTGGGTTGAAAAATGTTGATGTTTTTACTGTTACTGATGTTAACTTTGATGCCCAGTTTGATGTTCGACCGTTACGGTTAGATTGTGGTTTTGGTTTGGTTGACGGTGAATGCACGCCAGGTGTTTGTGGGAATGCGGCTTATGAGGAGAAAATGTCCCGGATTAGCGAGGCTGATTTGGGAGTTGGGTCTGGTTTAGGTTCGGATTCTGCGGGATTTCCAGATATACGGAATGATGAACCTTTGATGAGTGTAGAAATTGGGAAGTCGGGTAAAATTCGTCATCTTTCTCATCAATGGAAGCTGATGGATGAATCAAAAACGCCTGCAATTGAGGATGTTCTGGACTGTGCTGAGGTCATGGAATGTCTTGCAGGAGGGTTCGTAGTAACGAAATTGCAGAAGAAGGAAAAACCCGGGAGCATAGAATTAGAACAGTTTGAAGAGTTTGAAATAAGAGTTCCTCGAGGATCAGCAGTTCTTTTCCCGTCTGAGAATGCAGTTGCTGTCGAGGCTATTGATTTTCAAGTGAAGAACTTGATTGTTCTTGACGGGACTTGGTCGAAGGCAAAAAGAATGTACCTTGAGAATCCGTGGCTGAGGATTTTGCCCTCAGTAAGATTGGATGTGGAGAAATTGAGCTTGTTTAGTGAAGTTAGACGGCAGCCTAAAGCCGGGTATTTGtcaactattgagagcattgTGTATGCACTTAAGGCGTTGGGAGAAACCGAGAGCTTATCTGGACTGGATAACTTGCTGGAAGTATTTGAATCTATGGTTGAAGACCAGAGACGGTACAAGGATGAGAGCTTGGCTATGCTGTCTTCAACGTGA
- the LOC141646868 gene encoding uncharacterized protein LOC141646868: MSNTPLIPIINLLIFSTIFSNSISISIKTPFHPRDILPLLPKQISWPILKTITSEVDLLPTFVGTASSPSSQNNSLSWKGACFYENTAWLEFHNKTGSQFGGATLHLKVSKAHSWTCMDIYVFATPYRATWDYYFLSREHTLDFKEWTGKEEYEYVKHQGVSIFLLQAGMLGTLQALWEVFPLFTNNRWGENTNLAFLKNHMGASFDERPQPWVTNITADEIHSGDFLAISKIRGLWGGFETMEKWVTGSFAGHSAVCLRDSDGRLWVAESGHDNEQGETVVALLPWEEWWEFELTKDDTNPHIALLPLHSDLRAKFNVTAAWEYARSMEGLPYGYHNLVFSWIDTVDKNYPPPIDGNLVASVMTIWNQMQPAYAAKVWKEALNRRLGTSDLDLPEILVEVAKRGSSFEHLLTVPEDDDWIYEDGASVSCIAYIIQVYKAAGLFGPLSSSIQATEFTIKDAYSLKFFETNSSRLPSWCNDGDTVKLPFCQILGKYRMELPGYNTIDPYPHMNERCPSLPPKYYRPDYC, from the exons ATGTCAAACACACCATTAATCCCCATAATCAATCTCCTAATTTTCTCAACAATCTTCTCAAATTCAATCTCAATTTCAATCAAAACCCCATTTCATCCAAGAGACATTTTACCATTATTACCAAAACAAATATCATGGCCAATTCTTAAAACAATCACTAGTGAAGTTGATCTTCTTCCTACTTTTGTTGGCACCGCTTCGTCGCCGTCGTCGCAGAATAACAGTTTAAGTTGGAAAGGAGCTTGCTTTTATGAAAATACAGCTTGGTTAGAGTTTCATAATAAAACTGGTTCTCAATTTGGTGGTGCTACCCTTCATCTCAAG GTTAGCAAAGCCCACAGCTGGACATGTATGGATATTTATGTCTTTGCAACGCCCTATCGTGCAACGTGGGACTATTATTTTTTATCGCGAGAACACACACTTGACTTCAAGGAGTGGACGGGGAAAGAAGAATATGAATAT GTAAAACATCAAGGAGTTTCTATCTTCCTTCTGCAAGCTGGAATGCTGGGAACTTTACAAGCATTATGGGAGGTCTTTCCTCTATTTACCAATAATCGTTGGGGGGAGAACACTAACCTTGCATTTCTTAAGAATCATATGGGCGCTTCCTTTGATGAACGTCCACAGCCTTGGGTTACCAATATTACTGCTGATGAGATACACTCTGGAGATTTCCTTGCTATATCGAAAATTCGTGGGCTGTGGGGTGGATTTGAGACAATGGAGAAATGGGTCACAGGATCTTTTGCTGGTCATAGTGCTGTGTGTTTGAGGGACTCTGATGGGAGACTGTGGGTTGCTGAATCTGGTCACGATAATGAGCAG GGAGAAACTGTTGTAGCTTTGCTTCCATGGGAAGAATGGTGGGAATTTGAGTTGACAAAAGATGACACAAATCCTCACATTGCGCTATTACCATTACATTCTGATTTGCGAGCGAAGTTTAATGTAACTGCTGCATGGGAGTATGCTCGAAGCATGGAAGGGTTACCATACGGATATCATAACCTTGTATTCAGCTGGATAGACACTGTTGACAAAAACTATCCTCCTCCAATAGATGGAAATCTG GTTGCTTCTGTTATGACAATATGGAACCAGATGCAGCCTGCTTATGCAGCAAAAGTGTGGAAGGAAGCTTTGAACAGACGACTTGGGACTTCG GATCTTGATCTTCCCGAGATTCTTGTAGAAGTTGCAAAACGCGGTTCTTCCTTTGAACACTTGCTTACGGTCCCAGAAGACGATGACTGGATTTATGAAGATGGAGCATCTGTCTCGTGTATTGCTTATATTATTCAAGTATACAAGGCAGCTGGACTCTTTGGACCATTATCTAGTTCCATTCAAGCTACTGAGTTCACT ATAAAGGATGCATATtcattgaaattttttgaaacaaACTCGAGTCGACTGCCTAGTTGGTGCAATGATGGTGATACTGTCAAGCTTCCTTTTTGTCAAATACTAGGAAAATACCGAATGGAACTACCCGGATACAATACCATCGATCCATACCCGCATATGAACGAAAGATGCCCATCTCTTCCACCAAAATACTATCGACCCGATTATTGTTGA
- the LOC141646869 gene encoding protein FATTY ACID EXPORT 6-like encodes MHDFCFTIPYGSILVLGGLIGYAKKGSLVSLAGGSGAGLLLVLAGYLSLQSFKKKQNSRFAFFLETVTAILLTYVMGQRYMETSKVMPAGMVAAISAFMTAFYVYKVTTGGNHFPAKAE; translated from the exons atgcATGATTTTTGCTTTACAATCCCATACGGATCAATTCTAGTTCTGGGTGGTCTAATCGGATATGCTAAGAAGGGCAGTTTAGTCTCTCTTGCTGGTGGTTCTGGTGCTGGTTTGTTGCTCGTTTTAGCTGGTTATTTGAGCTTACAATCCTTTAAAAAGAAGCAAAATTCCCGCTTTGCCTTTTTTCTTGAGACGG TGACTGCAATCTTACTTACATATGTCATGGGACAACGTTATATGGAAACCTCAAAGGTCATGCCAGCTGGGATGGTTGCTGCAATCAG TGCTTTCATGACTGCTTTCTATGTATACAAGGTAACAACTGGCGGCAACCACTTCCCGGCCAAGGCCGAATGA
- the LOC141646865 gene encoding putative F-box protein At3g23970 — protein sequence MSSANAESPDSVFARLSEELIIEILTRIPSKPLCRFKSVSKRFNSIISDSRFLPIYVSRAFSPLSWVILDRIPQLAPESTHPTRFQLVDRPKISTCAINPRKLATDPVTDPKRSKYPTAILQTSNGLILFTLHINRDPQKEHKKNPNLILWVYEEESLYVVNPITSEWVGLPKPNNPIHKRTHVGFTSRVDPETGVVGRFMVVEYQPMVGSKYANLLCFVSDTGKWVEKTANYMLGSHFWRAEGSFEFNGKLFWVDLSTGLITWDVKDNDYFKSVESDEMAVCRFIPVPKGRMKPFNTPGLSDERWVGGGGGFIQFMEVFKEGQCVLKCWRLKNCEVGGEWSLMYKVSRENVERFVTSETGRRGRGRGGGGGTKMPEPCFFHPFEADVAYFETGLCIFSFNLRTQKVGTVDAFNPHQYVLPFVLPKWPSPIPKRLYAAYAKEEGNECFKSQNFIKAIECYSKSIDLSPNTASFANRAMAYLKVDNYQEAENDCTESLKFDANQFKLYWRRALARKGLGNLKGALEDVELGLKLEPGNREVMKLQAELKSMLEKVSIEGSDSGTKVAACGMDVKAVGK from the exons ATGTCATCTGCAAACGCCGAATCACCCGATTCTGTATTCGCTCGTCTATCCGAAGAACTAATCATCGAAATCCTAACCCGAATTCCATCGAAACCCTTATGCCGTTTCAAATCCGTTTCGAAACGTTTCAATTCCATAATTTCAGACTCCCGTTTCCTTCCCATCTACGTTTCCCGCGCTTTTTCTCCTCTTTCATGGGTCATCCTCGACCGAATTCCACAACTCGCTCCCGAGTCGACTCACCCGACCCGGTTCCAACTCGTTGATCGCCCAAAAATCTCAACTTGCGCCATAAACCCTAGGAAATTAGCTACTGACCCGGTTACTGACCCGAAACGGTCCAAATACCCGACTGCAATACTCCAAACCAGTAACGGGTTGATATTGTTTACCCTGCATATTAATCGTGACCCGCAAAAGGAGCATAAGAAGAATCCGAATCTGATCCTGTGGGTATACGAAGAGGAATCGTTGTATGTTGTTAACCCGATTACGAGTGAATGGGTTGGGCTCCCGAAGCCGAACAACCCGATTCATAAGCGGACACATGTTGGGTTTACTTCCCGGGTTGACCCGGAAACTGGTGTGGTGGGTAGGTTTATGGTGGTGGAGTATCAACCAATGGTCGGGTCGAAGTATGCGAATTTGTTATGTTTTGTGTCGGATACGGGTAAATGGGTCGAAAAGACCGCGAATTATATGTTAGGGTCGCATTTTTGGAGGGCAGAAGGGTCTTTTGAGTTTAATGGGAAGCTGTTTTGGGTTGATTTGAGTACTGGTTTGATTACTTGGGATGTTAAAGATAATGATTATTTTAAGAGTGTGGAGAGTGATGAGATGGCTGTGTGTCGGTTTATTCCGGTACCAAAGGGGAGGATGAAGCCGTTTAATACGCCTGGGTTGTCGGATGAGAGGTGGGTTGGTGGCGGAGGCGGGTTTATTCAGTTTATGGAGGTGTTTAAGGAGGGACAGTGTGTGTTGAAGTGTTGGAGGTTGAAGAATTGTGAGGTTGGTGGTGAGTGGAGTTTGATGTATAAGGTTTCGAGGGAGAATGTCGAAAGGTTTGTGACTTCTGAGACTGGTAGACGTGGTCGTGGtcgcggtggtggtggtggtactAAGATGCCAGAGCCTTGTTTTTTTCATCCTTTTGAGGCGGATGTTGCGTATTTTGAGACGGGTTTATGTATTTTTTCATTTAATCTTCGTACTCAAAAGGTTGGGACTGTTGATGCGTTTAATCCACATCAATATGTACTTCCATTTGTACTGCCAAAGTGGCCTTCGCCAATTCCGAAGCGTCTGT ATGCGGCTTATGCAAAAGAAGAGGGAAACGAATGTTTCAAGAGCCAGAACTTCATCAAAGCCATAGAATGCTACTCTAAGAGCATCGATCTGTCTCCAAACACAGCGAGTTTTGCAAATAGGGCTATGGCCTATCTGAAGGTTGACAACTATCAAGAGGCAGAGAATGACTGTACTGAGTCCTTGAAGTTTGATGCCAACCAGTTCAAGTTGTATTGGCGCCGAGCTCTGGCTAGAAAAGGGCTTGGTAATCTCAAAGGAGCTTTGGAGGATGTCGAGCTTGGGCTGAAGTTGGAACCAGGAAACAGAGAAGTCATGAAGCTACAAGCTGAGCTCAAGTCCATGCTTGAGAAG GTGTCCATTGAAGGATCTGATTCTGGTACGAAAGTTGCTGCATGTGGCATGGATGTGAAAGCCGTGGGTAAGTAG
- the LOC141646863 gene encoding purple acid phosphatase 18 — translation MEFKSLVIILSLTVLISAYTSSATDYIRPKPRQLLHFPWNPRPSSQPQQVHVSLAGDNHMRVSWITDDPSAPSTVEYGTSPGQYTGTAEGESTSYKYMFYSSGKIHHTVIGPLNPGTVYFYRCGGENPEFRLKTPPAQLPITFAVVGDLGQSGWTKSTLDHIDQCKYDMHLLPGDLSYADYMQHKWDSFGELVQPLASAKPWMVTEGNHEKENIPFIKDGFQSYNARWKMPYEESGSSSNLYFSFDVAGAHILMLGSYTDYEEYSDQYSWLKADLAKVDRKKTPWLLALFHVPWYNSNVAHQGEGDGMMSSMEPLLHAAGVDIVLAGHVHAYERSKRVYNGKSDPCGATHITIGDGGNYEGLARRYKNPAPEWSVFREASFGHGELKLVNSSHALWSWHRNDDDEPIRSDEVWITSLATSGCLADKAQDFSRILSGP, via the exons ATGGAGTTTAAATCATTGGTAATAATATTGTCATTAACAGTGTTAATCTCTGCTTACACTTCGTCTGCAACTGATTATATCCGACCAAAACCTCGTCAACTTCTTCACTTTCCTTGGAATCCTCGTCCTAGTTCTCAACCCCAACAA GTACATGTCTCTTTGGCAGGAGATAATCACATGCGAGTCTCATGGATCACTGATGATCCTTCGGCTCCTTCAACTGTTGAGTATGGCACATCACCTGGACAATACACGGGTACAGCGGAAGGAGAGAGCACTTCGTACAAATACATGTTTTATAGCTCTGGGAAGATACATCACACTGTTATTGGGCCACTGAATCCTGGCACCGTGTACTTCTATCGTTGTGGAGGGGAAAACCCAGAGTTTCGATTGAAAACTCCTCCAGCCCAACTACCCATTACTTTCGCCGTTGTTGGTGATTTGGGCCAATCGGGTTGGACAAAGTCAACTTTGGATCACATAGATCAATGCAAGTATGATATGCACCTGCTTCCGGGAGACCTTTCTTATGCTGATTACATGCAGCATAAATGGGATTCATTTGGTGAACTGGTTCAACCACTTGCAAGTGCAAAACCTTGGATGGTTACGGAAGGAAATCATGAAAAAGAGAACATTCCATTTATTAAAGACGGGTTCCAATCATACAATGCTAGATGGAAAATGCCTTATGAAGAGAGTGGATCAAGCTCCAATCTTTACTTCTCTTTTGACGTTGCTGGTGCCCATATTCTCATGCTCGGCTCATATACAGATTATGAAGAGTATTCTGACCAATATAGCTGGTTAAAG GCTGATCTTGCTAAGGTAGATAGGAAGAAAACGCCATGGTTGTTGGCCCTATTCCATGTCCCTTGGTATAATAGCAATGTGGCTCACCAAGGAGAAGGAGATGGGATGATGTCATCTATGGAACCGTTGCTCCACGCCGCTGGTGTGGACATAGTATTGGCTGGGCATGTGCACGCTTACGAACGATCT AAACGCGTATATAATGGAAAGTCTGATCCCTGTGGTGCTACTCATATAACTATTGGTGATGGAGGAAACTACGAGGGCTTAGCTCGCAG GTATAAAAATCCGGCACCAGAGTGGTCAGTATTCCGAGAAGCAAGCTTCGGGCATGGAGAACTCAAGCTAGTTAACTCAAGCCACGCTCTATGGAGCTGGCACAGGAATGATGACGACGAGCCAATAAGATCAGACGAAGTGTGGATAACCTCATTGGCTACTTCAGGATGCCTCGCAGACAAGGCTCAAGACTTTAGCAGGATACTTTCAGGCCCATAA
- the LOC141645845 gene encoding uncharacterized protein LOC141645845 produces MSESSEDIGNTMPPVTLQEITTPDDPNKSFYLKMKPFVAFKLAIEALLDTNFSDDGHGMVSAASDSLAISVVRYENDTADTVDATATLLLKSSGRIEFQNNENDTDHTVDLWTPLRLINQRFPLDRNGDDDFVVLYHLKGTNALRIWFGPFGNGVEPPTGTEVDIVKCARVTMFPNLTVLGEITVPVSDIIEMCECMERLPEDDLSDDTVFIDWKDGFATFQIGSGEIEQKWEYQYNQNERTFQVWFDWYFMTFIEKASSIADRARVLFLTVPEQHVLFQFHIGEESADLFLLQKARFEMSAEDEDVVSNSVTLDTLSNSWLQ; encoded by the exons ATGTCGGAATCTTCAGAAGATATCGGAAACACCATGCCTCCTGTTACTCTACAAGAAATTACAACACCTGATGATCCTAATAAAAGCTTTTACCTAAAAATGAAACCTTTTGTGGCATTCAAGCTTGCAATTGAAGCTCTTCTTGATACTAATTTCAGCGATGATGGACACGGGATGGTTAGTGCCGCTAGTGACAGTCTCGCGATTTCGGTGGTGCGCTATGAAAATGATACTGCTGATACTGTTGACGCTACTGCCACTCTATTGTTGAAGTCTTCTGGTAGGATCGAGTTTCAGAACAATGAAAATGATACTGATCATACTGTTGATCTGTGGACTCCTTTGCGTTTAATTAATCAGCGTTTTCCTCTTGATCGCAATGGTGATGATGATTTTGTGGTTCTTTATCATCTTAAGGGAACTAATGCACTTCGGATCTGGTTTGGACCGTTTG GAAATGGCGTCGAACCCCCTACTGGTACTGAAGTTGATATTGTAAAATGTGCTCGTGTTACAATGTTTCCCAATCTCACGGTCTTAGGTGAAATTACTGTACCAGTTAGTGACATTATCGAGATGTGTGAGTGTATGGAGAGGTTGCCGGAAGATGATCTTAGTGATGATACAG TTTTTATTGATTGGAAGGACGGGTTTGCAACGTTTCAGATTGGAAGCGGTGAAATTGAGCAAAAATGGGAGTATCAGTACAACCAGAATGAG CGTACCTTCCAGGTGTGGTTTGATTGGTATTTTATGACGTTCATAGAGAAGGCGTCTTCTATAGCCGATAGAGCTCGTGTGCTGTTTCTGACAGTTCCGGAGCAGCACGTGTTGTTTCAGTTTCACATTGGAGAAGAATCAGCTGATTTGTTTTTACTACAGAAGGCTCGTTTTGAGATGTCTGCAGAAGATGAAGATGTCGTCAGCAACAGTGTTACCCTTGATACACTCTCTAATTCCTGGCTCCAGTAA